From Salvelinus sp. IW2-2015 linkage group LG33, ASM291031v2, whole genome shotgun sequence, one genomic window encodes:
- the LOC111957620 gene encoding LOW QUALITY PROTEIN: interferon-inducible GTPase 5-like (The sequence of the model RefSeq protein was modified relative to this genomic sequence to represent the inferred CDS: inserted 1 base in 1 codon; deleted 1 base in 1 codon), translating into MIAMENIDEVSAVPREIEEALKNNSLTTAAGKIQDYLKEINNVELNIAVTGETGSGKSTFVNAFRGMKNNDDGAAPTGVVETTKEAKAYLHPKYPNMIVWDLPGIGTANFKPEEYLQKVEFQSFDFFIIVSSERFRANDITLAKEIQRMKKKFYFVRSKIDNDMRAEGEKRXFDQDKTLETIRQYCIKGLEDQGLGSPKVFLISSFDLGHYDFHDLEETMEKELPEHKRHVLLLSIPNLTLKINQRKKEAFKTNIWRLALVSGXVAAXPIPGLSFAVDVSILVIEIKKYYNSFGLDDESLQSLANXMNVPVEELKAVLKSPLNXEISXDVVVKLLQSAVLAGVXXVEYLFSNIPIFGSXAAAGISXGTTXYMLTKCLNELADDAHNVLMKALDGQ; encoded by the exons ATGATTGCCATGGAGAATATTGATGAAGTTTCAGCAGTACCAAGAGAGATTGAAGAAGCATTGAAGAACAACAGCCTGACCACAGCTGCAGGCAAGATTCAAGATTATTTGAAGGAGATTAATAATGTGGAGCTGAATATTGCTGTCACAGGAGAGACAGGCTCCGGTAAATCTACCTTTGTCAATGCGTTCAGAGGCATGAAGAATAATGATGACGGCGCTGCTCCAACTGGTGTGGTGGAAACCACCAAGGAGGCAAAGGCTTACCTCCACCCAAAATACCCAAATATGATAGTTTGGGATCTCCCTGGTATTGGCACCGCTAACTTCAAACCAGAAGAGTACCTTCAGAAAGTTGAATTT CAATCGTTTGATTTCTTCATCATAGTCTCATCAGAGCGATTCAGAGCCAATGACATTACTCTGGCCAAGGAGATCCAGAGAATGAAGAAGAAGTTCTACTTTGTTCGCTCCAAGATTGATAACGACATGAGggctgagggagagaaga agtttGACCAGGATAAGACACTGGAAACAATCAGACAATACTGCATCAAAG GGCTTGAGGATCAGGGTCTGGGCTCTCCTAAGGTCTTTCTCATCTCCAGTTTTGACCTTGGTCACTACGATTTCCATGACCTTGAGGAGACAATGGAGAAAGAGCTTCCTGAACACAAGAGGCATGTACTACTGTTGTCCATCCCTAATTTAACCCTGAAAATCAACCAGAGGAAGAAGGAGGCTTTCAAAACCAACATATGGAGACTAGCTTTAGTATCTGGCTRTGTGGCAGCAKTACCTATCCCAGGCCTTTCCTTTGCTGTAGATGTAAGCATCTTGGTAATTGAGATCAAGAAGTACTATAACTCTTTTGGTCTTGATGATGAGTCCCTGCAGAGCCTTGCTAACYGAATGAATGTGCCGGTGGAGGAGCTGAAAGCAGTSCTCAAGTCACCTCTGAACKAAGAAATAAGCAKAGATGTGGTTGTCAAGTTGCTTCAAAGTGCAGTTCTAGCAGGGGTAARGMTGGTTGAGTACCTGTTCAGTAACATTCCTATWTTCGGCAGCYTTGCTGCAGCAGGGATTTCCTWTGGTACAACCWACTACATGTTGACGAAGTGTCTGAATGAGCTGGCTGATGATGCACACAATGTTCTGATGAAGGCACTTGATGGCCAATGA